In one Camelus ferus isolate YT-003-E chromosome 14, BCGSAC_Cfer_1.0, whole genome shotgun sequence genomic region, the following are encoded:
- the RUBCNL gene encoding protein associated with UVRAG as autophagy enhancer: MVSQFAGCRDSPEDPWEGVSDDPGDTDGSPSLLDTDHTSCQSDIRFTRHRAAWINPQCVQLQDLPSQVPAVGDSESHVVGDAASPRGPSLLSAGDSLVETSLLKGTADSTGSCSAQGSGEKSGDFSLTSAGERAVLPGRGPRTSLFTSPKILAASPGPEADSAFFKPSHLTAPADEGAVHVSGRNVPLNSFSPEAFVLPVDVEKENAHFYVADMIISIMEKMKCDILSQLHAESWSTGEAGGSLGNDQVDPEVTFYTNVKQESGSSTSSDSGYEGCAVLQVSPVAETSTSYDVMQEDCKGDLDEFVIVELGEFSDITETCGCSCGSSKSVVYEPNFNSAELLAKELYGEFRKCWVSSGVNHPLAGSLNPAGSVVVDEEHLGKDFESSMDILEEIKLKSRIRGTEDWAPPRFQIIFNVHPPLKRDLVVAAQNFLCAGCGTPIEPRFVKRLRYCEYLGRYFCDCCHSYEESCLPARVLRLWDFRKCYVSNFSKRLLDGIWHQPIFNLRNSSHSLYTKAKELDRVRELQEQLFHVKKLLKTCRFAESALQEFEQVPGYLTDELHLFSLEDLVRVKKGLLAPLLKDILKVSLAHVAGCELCQGKGFICEFCRSTAVIFPFQTATCRRCSACRACFHKQCFQSSECPRCARIRARRRLSESLPSAAT; this comes from the exons ATGGTATCACagtttgcgggctgccgggactCTCCAGAGGACCCCTGGGAAGGGGTCAGCGATGACCCTGGTGACACTGATGGTTCGCCCAGCCTCCTGGACACTGACCACACCTCTTGCCAATCAGACATCAGGTTCACGAGGCACAGGGCTGCCTGGATTAACCCCCAGTGTGTGCAGCTGCAGGATCTGCCCAGCCAGGTGCCAGCAGTGGGAGACAGTGAGAGCCACGTTGTGGGGGACGCCGCCTCTCCCCGGGGCCCTTCACTGTTGTCTGCAGGGGACTCCCTGGTGGAGACATCACTGCTGAAGGGCACTGCGGACTCCACAGGCAGCTGCTCTGCCCAGGGCTCAGGAGAGAAGAGCGGGGACTTCTCTCTTACCTCAGCGGGAGAGCGGGCCGTGCTCCCAGGACGCGGTCCTCGGACGTCTCTGTTCACAAGCCCCAAGATTTTGGCCGCTTCCCCAGGTCCTGAGGCCGACAGTGCTTTTTTCAAGCCTTCCCACCTGACAGCTCCCGCTGATGAAG GTGCTGTTCACGTCAGCGGAAGAAACGTCCCTTTGAATTCCTTCTCCCCGGAGGCATTCGTGCTCCCTGTCGATGTTGAAAAG gaaaatgCCCACTTTTATGTTGCCGATATGATTATATCAATCATGGAGAAAATGAAGTGTGATATTCTGAGTCAGCTGCACGCAGAGAGCTGGAGTACGGGAGAGGCTGGTGGGTCACTTGGGAACGATCAAGTAGACCCTGAAGTGACCTTTTACACCAACGTGAAGCAGGAATCTGGGTCTTCCACTTCGTCGGACAGTGGCTACGAAG gTTGTGCTGTGTTACAGGTCAGCCCAGTGGCTGAAACATCTACTTCCTATGATGTGATGCAGGAGGACTGCAAAGGTGACTTGGATGAATTCGTTATCGTAG AGCTTGGAGAGTTTAGCGACATCACAGAGACCTGTGGATGTTCCTGCGGCTCCTCTAAGAG TGTTGTTTATGAGCCAAACTTCAATTCTGCTGAGCTACTCGCCAAAGAGCTCTACGGAGAATTCCGGAAGTGCTGGGTGTCCTCAGGAGTTAACCATCCGCTGGCAGGCTCCCTGAATCCGGCCGGCTCAGTA GTTGTGGATGAAGAGCATCTTGGGAAAGACTTTGAATCCAGCATGGATATACTGGAGGAAATTAAACTGAAGTCGAGGATCAGAGGGACTGAAGACTGGGCGCCCCCAAGGTTTCAAATCATATTTAATGTTCATCCACCACTCAA GAGGGACCTCGTGGTAGCAGCCCAGAACTTCCTCTGCGCCGGCTGCGGAACTCCGATAGAACCTA GGTTTGTGAAGCGGCTCCGGTACTGCGAATACCTGGGCAGGTACTTCTGTGACTGCTGCCACTCGTACGAGgagtcctgcctccctgcccgGGTCCTCAGGCTGTGGGACTTCAGGAAATGCTATGTCAGCAACTTCTCCAAACGGCTGCTGGACGGCATCTGGCACCAGCCCATTTTCAATCTGCGGAACAGCAGCCACAGCCTCTATACGAAGGCCAAGGAGCTGGACAGAGTGAGG GAACTCCAGGAGCAGCTATTCCATGTCAAGAAGCTGTTGAAGACCTGCAGGTTTGCTGAAAG TGCGTTACAGGAGTTTGAGCAGGTGCCTGGATATTTGACTGATGAACTCCACCTGTTCTCCCTGGAGGACCTGGTCAGGGTCAAGAAAGGGCTGCTGGCGCCCTTGCTCAAGGACATCCTGAAAGTTTCCCTTGCGCACGTGGCTGGCTGTGAG CTGTGTCAAGGAAAGGGCTTCATTTGTGAATTCTGCCGGAGCACAGCTGTCATCTTTCCATTTCAGACCGCGACATGTAGAAGATGCTCAG CATGCAGAGCCTGCTTTCACAAGCAGTGCTTCCAGTCCTCCGAGTGCCCCCGGTGTGCGAGGATCAGAGCGAGGAGAAGACTTTCGGAAAGTTTGCCCTCCGCAGCGACATGA